A stretch of the Ictidomys tridecemlineatus isolate mIctTri1 chromosome 5, mIctTri1.hap1, whole genome shotgun sequence genome encodes the following:
- the LOC144377632 gene encoding olfactory receptor 11H6-like, which produces MKSFIFAALGTNKNLNVNNCSSSVSKFILLGFPYTWKIQILLFSIFSGTYILTLIGNLSIICAVWWNYRLQTPMYILLANFSFLEICYINSTVPNMLANFLSESHDISFSGCFLQFYFFFSMGTTETFFLSVMAFDRYLAICKPLHYPTIMTVQNSFRMGVGCWVCGFLCFLLPVYLVSQLPFCCANKIDHFLCDPGPLIKLSCEPAPGTEIICAIYNSVLIFSTFLYISSSYILVIRAVLRVPSAEGQRKAFSTCGSHLAVVSLFYGSIMVVYVSPTAGNPAGMQKIVTLFYSMLTPLFNPLIYSLRNKDMKEALRKLFSTVMFPNSHGKGY; this is translated from the coding sequence ATGAAATCTTTTATCTTTGCAGCtttaggaacaaataaaaatttgaatgtaaATAATTGCTCCAGCTCTGTGAGTAAATTCATCCTCTTGGGCTTCCCTTACACCTGGAAGATTCAGATCCTCCTTTTTTCAATCTTTTCTGGAACATACATCTTAACCCTAATTGGAAACCTGAGCATTATCTGTGCTGTATGGTGGAACTATCGACTACAAACGCCAATGTACATCCTGCTGGCCAACTTTTCCTTCCTGGAGATCTGTTATATCAACTCTACTGTCCCCAATATGCTAGCCAATTTTCTCTCTGAGAGCCATGACATTTCTTTCTCTGGATGCTTCCTCCAGTTCTACTTCTTCTTTTCCATGGGCACCACTGAGACTTTCTTCTTGTCTGTCATGGCCTTTGACAGGTACCTTGCAATTTGCAAACCCCTGCACTACCCTACAATCATGACTGTTCAAAACTCCTTCAGAATGGGAGTTGGCTGCTGGGTGTGTGGCTTCTTGTGTTTCCTCTTGCCTGTTTACCTAGTTTCTCAGCTCCCGTTTTGTTGTGCAAATAAAATTGATCACTTTCTATGTGACCCAGGACCACTTATAAAGCTGTCCTGTGAACCAGCTCCTGGAACTGAAATTATCTGTGCCATCTATAACTCAGTCCTCATTTTCTCCACCTTCCTCTATATTAGCAGTTCCTACATCTTGGTGATCAGAGCTGTACTCAGGGTCCCTTCAGCAGAAGGCCAGAGAAAGGCTTTCTCCACATGTGGCTCCCATCTGGCTGTAGTATCCCTATTCTATGGCTCTATCATGGTTGTGTATGTGAGCCCCACAGCAGGAAATCCAGCAGGGATGCAGAAAATTGTGACTTTGTTCTACTCCATGTTAACTCCACTCTTCAACCCCTTGATCTATAGTTTACGGAATAAGGACATGAAGGAGGCCCTCAGAAAACTGTTCAGCACTGTGATGTTTCCTAACAGCCATGGCAAAGGTTATTGA